In one window of Methanolobus mangrovi DNA:
- a CDS encoding winged helix-turn-helix transcriptional regulator, with the protein MPQQIILINLEKPREKKLEEDIRWFCNSFGLSSGRDTENIATQVVHDLLQQLSEREGKISSDTIAENLDVNLSRVNHHIRNLISSGLIYRQKRALYIRGGSLKAAVQEMRKDSERIFQELEEIAEEIDEQMGLKNR; encoded by the coding sequence ATGCCACAACAGATAATCCTGATAAATCTGGAAAAACCCCGGGAAAAAAAACTTGAAGAAGATATCCGCTGGTTTTGTAACAGTTTCGGATTATCCTCAGGAAGAGATACTGAGAACATTGCCACACAGGTAGTTCATGACCTGCTGCAACAACTTTCCGAAAGAGAAGGAAAGATATCTTCAGATACTATTGCAGAAAACCTGGATGTGAACCTGTCAAGGGTCAACCACCACATCAGAAATCTTATTAGTTCTGGTCTGATATACAGGCAAAAAAGAGCACTCTACATTCGTGGAGGTAGCCTCAAGGCTGCAGTCCAGGAAATGAGAAAAGACTCAGAACGTATATTCCAGGAACTGGAAGAGATAGCAGAAGAAATTGATGAGCAGATGGGACTGAAGAACAGGTAA
- a CDS encoding Hsp20/alpha crystallin family protein produces MKFGLTKVTPARSGLWSPMEEIVQMQDMLNNMFKERNFGDRWAETGILAPLVDVKDEGSEITVTTDLPGIKKDGIDLDVSDNMLTISANCSTNNEEKDKSYLRRERTYSSFSRAITLPEAVTTEGAKAKLEDGVLTVTLPKLQIEERKKILIE; encoded by the coding sequence ATGAAATTTGGTTTAACAAAAGTGACACCAGCAAGGAGTGGATTATGGAGTCCAATGGAAGAGATAGTACAGATGCAAGACATGTTGAACAACATGTTCAAAGAAAGGAATTTCGGAGACAGATGGGCAGAAACCGGAATACTTGCACCACTTGTGGATGTTAAGGATGAAGGTTCAGAGATCACTGTTACAACCGATCTACCGGGAATTAAGAAAGATGGTATCGATCTTGATGTCAGCGACAATATGTTGACAATATCCGCAAATTGCAGCACTAACAATGAAGAAAAAGATAAAAGCTATTTGCGCAGGGAAAGGACCTACAGTTCATTCTCAAGGGCCATTACTCTTCCGGAAGCTGTAACTACCGAAGGTGCAAAGGCAAAACTTGAGGATGGTGTGCTTACGGTAACCCTTCCGAAGTTGCAGATCGAAGAAAGGAAAAAGATACTCATCGAGTAA
- the clpB gene encoding ATP-dependent chaperone ClpB: MDLNRFTQKAQEAIQDSSTIAARYRNQQIDCEHMFLALLEQSGGLVTTLLHNMEVPVDRLKQKVEAQLANLPQVSGPGGEQVYMTQTMRRILDAAVQEAGKMKDEYVSVEHLLLAMVGEKDSPCGKILASEGVTRDRLLDVIKQIRGNRRITSENPEDTMEPLKKYGIDFTELAAQGKLDPVIGRDQEIRHSIEILSRRRKNNPVLIGEAGVGKTAIVEGLAQRIAKRDVPDAMKDKRIIALDMGSLIAGAKFRGEFEERLKAVLKEVADSEGQIILFIDEIHTIVGAGATEGAMDAGNLLKPMLARGELHCIGATTVDEYRKYIEKDAALERRFLPVFVEEPTVEDTISILRGLKEKYEVHHGVRLKDSGLVAAAVMSSRYIADRFLPDKAIDLVDEAAAKKRTAIDSKPAELDEADRKIMQLEIEREALKKEKDAASKDRLDALEKELADIRAESDAMRARWDHEKEAISKLGALKQQMEDTKVQLELAENDNNLELASRLKYGTLIPLQHEYAEEEKQLQEMQGDMLLSEEVGEEDIAEVVSQWTHIPVTRLMEGQREKLVHFEDNLHNRIIGQHEAVKAVADAVIRNYAGIKDPKRPIGSFIFLGPTGVGKTELVKALAAELFDNENNMVRIDMSEYMEKHTVARMIGAPPGYIGHEEGGQLTEAVRRRPYSVVLFDEIEKAHPDVFNVMLQILDDGRLTDSKGRTVDFKNTLIIMTSNIFGGDLTELLKSGDELSRPEQGLPDSGKGGKILDYATLQMRAMSELGKYFRPEFLNRVDEIAIFHALKPEELVKIVDIKVADLVERLRDKRISLEMTGAAKAYLSKAGYSETFGARPLKRVIQNEVETRIAKLIVAGEVPEGSTVHVDSNGAELLVDVRSTE, translated from the coding sequence ATGGATCTTAACCGTTTCACGCAGAAGGCTCAGGAAGCTATTCAGGATTCAAGTACGATTGCTGCAAGGTACAGAAATCAGCAGATAGATTGTGAACACATGTTCCTTGCATTGCTGGAGCAGAGTGGTGGACTTGTAACTACATTATTGCATAATATGGAAGTTCCGGTGGACCGTCTGAAGCAGAAGGTTGAAGCTCAGCTTGCAAACCTTCCGCAAGTCTCAGGCCCGGGTGGCGAGCAGGTCTACATGACTCAGACCATGAGGCGTATTCTGGATGCTGCAGTGCAGGAAGCCGGAAAGATGAAAGATGAGTATGTGAGCGTTGAGCATCTCCTGCTTGCAATGGTTGGAGAAAAGGACAGCCCGTGCGGTAAGATCCTTGCAAGTGAGGGTGTTACGCGTGATCGTCTACTCGATGTTATCAAACAGATAAGGGGGAATAGGAGAATTACTTCAGAGAATCCGGAAGACACAATGGAGCCACTTAAGAAGTACGGAATAGATTTCACAGAACTTGCAGCCCAGGGAAAACTGGACCCGGTCATTGGCAGGGATCAGGAAATAAGGCATTCCATTGAGATCCTTTCCCGTAGAAGGAAGAACAATCCTGTGCTCATCGGTGAGGCCGGTGTCGGTAAGACTGCAATTGTCGAGGGACTTGCACAGCGTATTGCAAAAAGGGATGTACCCGATGCCATGAAGGATAAGCGTATCATTGCCCTTGATATGGGTTCACTTATTGCAGGTGCAAAGTTCAGGGGTGAATTTGAGGAAAGGCTGAAAGCGGTACTCAAGGAAGTTGCTGATTCAGAAGGCCAGATAATTCTCTTTATAGATGAGATACACACCATTGTAGGTGCAGGTGCCACAGAAGGTGCCATGGATGCAGGAAACCTCCTGAAACCGATGCTTGCACGTGGCGAGCTTCACTGTATAGGTGCTACCACAGTTGACGAATATCGCAAGTATATCGAAAAGGATGCTGCACTTGAACGCAGGTTCCTGCCGGTCTTCGTAGAAGAGCCTACGGTGGAAGATACTATTTCCATACTGCGTGGTCTGAAGGAGAAGTATGAAGTCCATCATGGTGTACGTCTGAAGGATTCAGGGCTTGTTGCAGCTGCTGTAATGAGTAGTCGCTACATTGCCGACAGGTTCCTTCCGGACAAGGCTATCGACCTTGTGGATGAGGCGGCTGCAAAGAAGAGAACTGCAATTGACAGCAAGCCGGCAGAACTCGATGAGGCCGACCGCAAGATAATGCAGCTTGAGATTGAGCGCGAAGCACTCAAAAAGGAAAAGGATGCAGCTTCAAAGGACCGCCTGGATGCCCTTGAAAAGGAACTTGCAGACATCAGGGCAGAATCAGATGCTATGAGGGCCAGATGGGATCATGAGAAGGAAGCTATCTCAAAGCTTGGTGCCCTGAAACAACAGATGGAAGATACAAAGGTCCAGCTTGAACTTGCTGAGAATGACAATAACCTTGAACTTGCTTCCAGGTTGAAGTACGGAACTCTCATTCCATTGCAACATGAGTATGCTGAAGAGGAAAAGCAACTTCAGGAGATGCAGGGCGACATGCTCCTCAGTGAGGAGGTCGGCGAAGAGGATATTGCCGAGGTTGTCAGCCAGTGGACTCACATACCAGTTACAAGGCTCATGGAAGGCCAGCGTGAAAAACTTGTTCATTTCGAGGACAACCTTCACAACCGTATAATTGGCCAGCATGAGGCTGTAAAGGCAGTGGCTGATGCTGTCATACGCAACTATGCGGGTATCAAGGACCCGAAGCGTCCAATTGGAAGTTTCATATTCCTTGGTCCGACCGGTGTTGGTAAGACTGAGCTTGTAAAGGCACTTGCAGCTGAATTGTTCGATAATGAAAACAACATGGTGCGCATTGACATGTCAGAATACATGGAAAAGCACACCGTTGCAAGGATGATAGGTGCACCTCCTGGCTATATCGGACATGAGGAAGGCGGCCAGCTTACAGAGGCGGTACGCAGGAGACCATATTCCGTTGTGCTCTTCGATGAGATCGAAAAAGCTCATCCGGATGTATTCAATGTAATGCTGCAAATTCTTGATGACGGCCGGCTCACTGATTCAAAGGGGCGGACTGTGGACTTCAAGAACACTCTGATCATTATGACCTCAAACATCTTCGGCGGTGACCTCACTGAACTGCTGAAGTCAGGTGATGAGCTGTCCCGTCCGGAACAGGGACTTCCTGATAGCGGTAAGGGTGGCAAGATTCTGGATTATGCGACCTTGCAGATGCGTGCAATGAGTGAGCTTGGCAAGTATTTCAGGCCCGAGTTCCTTAATCGTGTTGATGAGATCGCCATTTTCCATGCATTGAAGCCGGAAGAATTGGTGAAGATCGTTGATATCAAGGTTGCAGACCTTGTCGAAAGGCTCAGGGATAAGCGTATCAGTCTTGAAATGACTGGTGCTGCAAAGGCCTACCTATCAAAGGCAGGATACAGCGAGACCTTCGGAGCCAGACCACTAAAGAGGGTCATTCAGAATGAGGTTGAGACCCGGATAGCCAAGTTGATAGTTGCAGGTGAAGTGCCCGAAGGTTCCACAGTGCATGTGGATAGCAATGGCGCAGAACTGCTCGTTGATGTAAGGTCAACAGAATAA
- a CDS encoding coiled-coil domain-containing protein has product MGWFDVVAGVATGGLYTVGKAIYQAGNAAEDAGDAAEEAGMAIAVIGSTIQAVGEQLNSTLKEVEELLTIQRLTPRSEADLWDEEKARLDSLRQEKTRLENKLKEKGVNDTGNFDFNFWDILSDFTDVIEKFQLMAKLAAVNQEIHDIFYQEPGVVTTGIYNAKEVLERLNTIEQPMIEDILASLDDNLDVSEEVLKEVKKLFVTKKKVPVSIAELSPSIRDQLEMIQTDKLYYEGLISRKDTVTAQLRDIIKIHPENKFEITAGAINVPKASIYASNVLDDVISATNILDNINIAESIKDDIGVNTGVTDVVRESEKIEENINIRDTVKNIDTGIINRTVRNISSSQPVMRTASTSNIEAASSSVSAAAAKKETANISAANMARIATSIKRSPSNPMSMMQPYGAKISASLSTKFDGYQRNYDLMKAQKAFYFRQSLKMERKYEFLSNRWVEEPGIIPKTLDELHGVLENVRTEEQPRIDLLLDNVNATLVEAKGTVEKANDTMDSVKNALSILDFDTKYLKLGGMVIGGLIVLDLFVGLIVLIRMALGF; this is encoded by the coding sequence ATGGGATGGTTTGATGTCGTAGCAGGCGTTGCTACAGGTGGATTATACACAGTTGGTAAAGCTATCTACCAGGCAGGAAATGCAGCTGAAGATGCAGGCGATGCTGCCGAAGAAGCTGGTATGGCAATTGCAGTGATAGGCTCAACAATACAAGCTGTGGGCGAGCAGTTGAATTCTACATTAAAAGAAGTTGAGGAACTCCTCACTATCCAGAGACTGACACCAAGAAGTGAGGCAGACCTCTGGGACGAGGAGAAAGCAAGGCTTGACTCCCTCAGGCAGGAAAAGACACGGCTTGAGAATAAACTTAAAGAAAAAGGTGTTAATGACACCGGCAATTTTGATTTTAATTTCTGGGACATACTTTCAGACTTCACCGATGTGATAGAGAAGTTCCAGCTCATGGCAAAGCTGGCAGCTGTAAATCAGGAGATACATGATATATTCTATCAGGAACCAGGTGTTGTCACAACAGGCATTTACAACGCTAAAGAAGTACTTGAACGATTGAACACGATCGAGCAACCAATGATCGAGGACATACTAGCATCACTCGACGATAATCTGGACGTCAGCGAAGAGGTCCTCAAGGAAGTAAAGAAGCTCTTTGTCACCAAAAAGAAAGTACCTGTTTCAATTGCAGAACTCAGCCCTTCGATAAGGGACCAGTTAGAGATGATCCAGACAGATAAACTCTACTATGAAGGGCTTATCTCGAGAAAGGATACAGTTACAGCACAACTGAGAGATATCATCAAGATACACCCTGAAAACAAGTTTGAGATTACAGCAGGAGCCATCAATGTACCAAAAGCAAGCATCTATGCCAGCAATGTACTTGATGACGTAATAAGTGCAACAAACATACTCGATAATATAAACATAGCAGAGTCAATAAAAGATGACATCGGAGTTAACACTGGAGTGACCGATGTTGTCAGAGAATCTGAAAAGATCGAAGAGAACATAAACATTAGAGATACTGTTAAAAATATTGATACAGGCATCATTAACAGGACTGTAAGAAACATTTCAAGTTCCCAACCTGTGATGCGGACAGCATCCACAAGCAATATAGAAGCAGCAAGCAGCTCAGTAAGTGCAGCAGCTGCAAAGAAAGAGACTGCAAACATATCTGCTGCAAATATGGCCAGGATCGCAACATCCATCAAGAGATCACCCAGTAATCCGATGTCCATGATGCAGCCGTACGGTGCAAAGATATCGGCATCCCTCAGTACCAAGTTCGATGGTTACCAGCGAAACTATGACTTGATGAAGGCCCAGAAGGCATTCTATTTCAGGCAGTCCCTGAAAATGGAGAGAAAATACGAGTTCCTGTCTAACAGGTGGGTCGAAGAACCGGGAATAATTCCAAAGACACTGGATGAACTGCATGGTGTTCTGGAAAATGTAAGGACTGAGGAGCAGCCACGTATCGACCTTTTGCTCGATAATGTCAATGCGACCCTTGTGGAAGCAAAAGGAACTGTCGAGAAAGCCAACGATACAATGGACTCGGTGAAAAATGCCCTTTCAATACTGGACTTTGACACAAAATACCTGAAACTCGGAGGTATGGTCATTGGCGGATTGATAGTCCTTGACCTTTTCGTCGGACTTATAGTGCTCATAAGGATGGCACTTGGGTTTTAA
- a CDS encoding TrmB family transcriptional regulator: protein MDNERALRDLGLTKYEASAYATLLKEGITGAQDLSRRSDIPVGKIYEVLSNLNNMGLVEFQRSRPRKYKAVKPKIALNNLYNKKEEDTKNELDDFKLKVAELETRFSDISQPEHTELQFWSTLIGEEDIIKNIKNMLEETEKEILHVKPAKLKKILEKEKCIDPKTFIPTVIDEFIKAAEKGIKIRTIIPEELFLTALKDKIEQVDDLSLRSIIKKNIDVKILDCEYDFILIDEYITHIPIPDPLSPKKVFGELKVYDKEYAGKLKDKFEELWAKGQRIDMSS, encoded by the coding sequence ATGGACAATGAAAGAGCATTAAGAGATCTGGGACTTACAAAATACGAAGCTTCTGCGTATGCAACCTTATTAAAAGAAGGAATTACAGGTGCCCAGGATCTGTCACGCAGATCAGACATACCTGTTGGAAAGATATACGAAGTACTTTCCAATCTTAATAACATGGGGCTTGTTGAATTCCAGAGATCAAGACCCAGGAAATACAAGGCAGTTAAACCAAAGATAGCCCTGAATAACCTCTACAATAAAAAAGAGGAAGATACGAAAAATGAGCTGGATGATTTCAAATTGAAAGTTGCAGAGCTGGAAACCAGATTTTCAGACATTTCCCAGCCCGAACATACAGAATTACAGTTTTGGTCTACTTTGATAGGTGAAGAGGACATTATAAAGAATATCAAAAATATGCTGGAAGAAACTGAAAAAGAGATCCTGCATGTCAAACCTGCCAAATTGAAAAAGATATTGGAAAAAGAAAAATGCATCGATCCAAAGACTTTTATCCCTACGGTTATTGATGAATTCATTAAAGCGGCAGAGAAGGGAATAAAGATCAGGACCATTATACCTGAGGAGCTTTTCCTGACTGCACTTAAAGATAAGATCGAACAAGTAGACGACCTTTCCCTTAGAAGCATTATTAAGAAAAACATCGATGTAAAGATCCTTGATTGTGAATATGACTTCATACTGATCGATGAATACATTACACACATACCTATTCCTGATCCCCTTTCTCCAAAAAAGGTCTTTGGGGAATTGAAAGTATATGACAAGGAATATGCAGGGAAACTGAAAGATAAATTCGAGGAGCTCTGGGCCAAAGGGCAAAGAATTGACATGAGCTCCTGA
- a CDS encoding RND family transporter yields the protein MFVIKNIFEKLGVFIEDNTIPILLITFLLVIISFQGAQYIGMASGTDTFVDKNSQLYQNYDHLYQNLFGTESIVIMIEGTDVTNPELLKAMDRAYESTVNIPGVIQVNSPSSIIKDANYEMTGRSEIPDDGEVIDEIISSSVPAYYLPDETHAIMSVVVEATTSDDTKEEILRETRTSVEMADFPGDYNVIVTGDPAFMVEMNEAMNSSMGTLLMISILLMVVVLYLVFKHVRWRLLPLPIVILGIIFTFGAMGYLDIPMTMVSMSAFPVLIGLGIDYAIQFHNRIEEELEHGTSDEQAVINTIKHTGPAVLIALIITALGFFSLFTSTVPMIQDFGKLLMIGIVMCFLASLFVGVTVLYGFHKISEKNILSKIGLKKQSSKKKVSVMEQSEHEPDFLEKALKGISGFSMKHSVLVIAIAGSLCVGGLYADTLVSIQTDTQTFVPQDLPALIDLTHMGEILGGEDQLNLIIKTDDNTDPELLEWIDEFSQHEVGGRSHIYGSNSIIDLIKAQNGGEIPESSAEVAALYEQIPDAQKERYLNGNSILLVNLEIGNAMSELGLMGIGDLSDIVEDDILWMAPPPGAEVTITGNSVVFVEVIGALTSGRTMMTLLGIILVFAGLLVIYRDLLKALTPVITMIMVVGWSGGLMYYTGLEYTPMTATLGALILGVGSEYAILMMERYFEEKDKGADPEQAMEEASVKIGKAIVTSGATTVFGFSALIASPFSITSNFGLITVIDVFLALLATFVIFPPVIVTLDKFKEKRRAHAAISRKSKLIDTRESNTIPEVITT from the coding sequence GTGTTTGTCATAAAAAACATCTTTGAAAAACTGGGTGTCTTCATTGAAGACAATACGATACCTATCCTGCTAATCACGTTTCTTCTCGTGATTATTTCATTTCAGGGTGCCCAGTACATAGGGATGGCATCAGGGACTGATACTTTTGTAGATAAGAACTCTCAATTGTACCAGAATTATGATCATCTTTACCAGAATCTCTTTGGCACCGAATCAATTGTAATAATGATTGAAGGCACTGATGTAACAAATCCTGAACTTCTCAAGGCAATGGACAGAGCATACGAGTCCACAGTCAATATTCCCGGAGTAATTCAAGTCAATTCCCCATCATCTATAATCAAAGATGCTAATTATGAGATGACTGGGCGGAGTGAAATCCCGGATGATGGAGAAGTGATCGATGAAATTATCAGTTCATCAGTTCCAGCATATTATCTTCCTGATGAAACTCATGCTATTATGTCTGTAGTCGTTGAAGCAACTACCTCAGATGATACGAAGGAGGAAATACTCAGGGAAACCAGAACATCTGTTGAAATGGCAGATTTCCCTGGGGATTATAATGTAATTGTGACGGGAGATCCTGCTTTTATGGTCGAAATGAATGAAGCAATGAATTCCAGCATGGGTACATTGCTCATGATCTCAATTCTCCTCATGGTAGTAGTGCTATATCTTGTCTTCAAACATGTAAGGTGGAGACTTCTTCCGCTTCCAATAGTCATACTTGGTATTATTTTCACTTTTGGAGCCATGGGTTATCTGGACATCCCAATGACGATGGTTTCCATGTCTGCCTTCCCGGTACTTATTGGACTTGGCATCGATTACGCTATTCAGTTCCATAATCGTATTGAAGAAGAACTGGAGCATGGTACCAGTGATGAACAGGCAGTAATTAACACCATCAAGCATACCGGTCCTGCAGTTCTGATCGCACTGATAATAACTGCACTTGGTTTCTTCTCATTGTTTACATCAACTGTTCCAATGATACAGGATTTCGGAAAACTTCTGATGATCGGTATCGTGATGTGTTTCTTAGCCTCATTGTTTGTAGGGGTTACAGTACTATACGGCTTCCATAAAATTTCAGAGAAAAATATACTCTCTAAAATAGGGCTGAAAAAGCAATCTTCTAAGAAAAAAGTATCTGTAATGGAACAATCTGAACATGAACCGGATTTCCTTGAAAAGGCGCTTAAAGGCATATCTGGTTTTTCGATGAAGCATTCAGTACTGGTTATAGCAATTGCAGGTTCCCTTTGTGTTGGTGGACTTTATGCAGATACTCTGGTCTCTATTCAGACCGATACACAAACCTTTGTACCCCAGGATCTTCCTGCATTGATCGATCTTACACACATGGGCGAAATATTGGGTGGAGAAGATCAATTAAACCTGATAATAAAGACTGATGACAACACAGATCCGGAACTACTTGAATGGATAGATGAGTTCTCACAGCATGAAGTAGGGGGAAGGAGTCATATTTACGGCTCAAATAGCATTATTGATCTTATAAAGGCCCAGAACGGTGGAGAAATCCCTGAGAGTTCAGCAGAGGTTGCAGCGTTGTATGAACAGATACCTGACGCTCAAAAGGAACGTTATCTTAACGGAAATTCCATACTTCTGGTCAACCTTGAGATTGGCAATGCAATGAGTGAGCTTGGACTGATGGGTATCGGAGACCTCTCAGATATAGTGGAAGACGATATCCTCTGGATGGCACCTCCTCCGGGAGCAGAAGTAACCATAACCGGAAACTCTGTTGTTTTTGTAGAGGTTATAGGTGCTTTGACATCCGGCAGAACCATGATGACATTACTGGGAATCATATTGGTTTTTGCAGGTCTGCTTGTGATATACCGTGATCTGTTGAAGGCTTTAACTCCGGTGATAACCATGATAATGGTAGTTGGCTGGTCTGGAGGTCTCATGTATTACACAGGTCTGGAATATACCCCCATGACCGCAACCCTTGGTGCGCTTATCCTGGGTGTTGGTTCAGAATATGCAATCCTTATGATGGAGCGCTATTTCGAAGAAAAGGATAAAGGTGCAGATCCCGAACAGGCAATGGAAGAAGCAAGTGTGAAGATTGGAAAAGCCATCGTCACATCTGGTGCAACCACTGTGTTTGGTTTTTCTGCATTGATAGCATCACCATTCAGTATTACCAGCAATTTTGGCCTGATAACAGTTATAGACGTATTCCTGGCTCTGCTGGCTACGTTTGTGATCTTCCCTCCCGTAATTGTCACACTTGACAAATTCAAGGAAAAAAGAAGAGCACATGCAGCGATCAGCCGCAAATCCAAACTCATTGATACACGTGAATCAAATACCATTCCGGAGGTCATAACCACATGA
- a CDS encoding COG1361 S-layer family protein, with translation MNGTSNKVDKSKLYFIPLLVCILLAATFVLMPSATAKEYISPTYEYTNNYYKAYGEPDIYASVLGDTEFERGETAQIRVMLSNKGVLYGFKPGTSIDTSEGVHQLSLTELQYETQRTSAYGIKAHLVSSTDLIEIDAATNSKTLDELLAGELSEDPFVFTVTISENAPAGTYLLEMPMNYEYPEDVRMTAGESIILGMPDQDHATYYETVEQTIQIPVIVVPEAKFEVSSVSGNITAGSTNTLNITYTNIGELPAEDAVARLIMMQPLSTDRPIQSLGTMQPGESRTISFDITSDFQAVEKSYGIDSEIKYTDVDGEDAFSENMKVDVFLKQPEGKVNVTGLAIAGLVIMGIVLVIKNIRKNGSKKSNK, from the coding sequence ATGAATGGCACATCCAATAAAGTTGACAAATCAAAACTATACTTTATCCCCTTACTGGTATGTATCCTTCTTGCAGCCACCTTTGTGCTGATGCCTTCGGCAACTGCAAAGGAATACATATCCCCTACCTATGAATATACGAACAATTACTACAAGGCTTACGGAGAACCTGACATATACGCATCAGTTCTTGGAGACACAGAATTCGAACGCGGTGAAACTGCCCAGATAAGGGTCATGTTATCCAACAAGGGTGTATTGTATGGTTTCAAACCAGGCACCAGCATAGATACTTCAGAGGGTGTTCATCAATTATCTCTCACAGAGCTACAGTATGAAACTCAGAGAACATCAGCATATGGGATAAAGGCACATCTTGTGTCCTCGACTGATCTGATAGAGATTGATGCAGCAACGAATAGTAAAACACTGGATGAACTGCTTGCCGGTGAATTATCAGAGGATCCTTTTGTCTTTACGGTTACTATTTCAGAGAATGCTCCCGCAGGAACATATCTTCTTGAAATGCCAATGAATTATGAATATCCGGAAGATGTAAGGATGACAGCCGGTGAATCTATCATACTTGGAATGCCTGATCAGGATCATGCAACTTATTATGAGACCGTTGAACAAACGATCCAGATCCCTGTCATTGTAGTGCCTGAAGCTAAATTTGAAGTCAGCAGTGTTTCAGGAAATATTACTGCAGGTAGCACTAACACTCTCAATATAACCTATACCAACATCGGTGAACTTCCTGCAGAAGATGCAGTTGCAAGGTTGATAATGATGCAACCATTGAGCACTGACCGCCCTATACAATCACTTGGTACGATGCAACCCGGTGAGAGCAGAACCATATCATTTGATATTACTTCTGATTTCCAGGCTGTTGAGAAAAGCTACGGTATTGACAGTGAGATCAAATATACAGACGTAGACGGTGAAGATGCGTTCTCAGAGAATATGAAAGTCGATGTCTTCCTAAAACAGCCTGAAGGAAAAGTCAATGTAACCGGTCTTGCTATTGCAGGACTTGTAATTATGGGAATAGTACTGGTAATCAAAAATATCAGAAAAAACGGATCGAAGAAATCAAATAAATAA
- a CDS encoding COG1361 S-layer family protein: MKTINAKKIIPASIILIMLLALPVHAEMTVTSMELPEYFNFDDNYYTVYGGPDVSATLVGDNEFYRGDEVTLNLNLMNKGVVTGFKSEDEADDSSDLEQKIQQTEMGYEAQRTTAIGIVAILVSEDPNIRVKSGPQEAGTLASGEQVEDPVMFNIEVSKNAPAGEYPLNLQLYYGYQENVQIDGDDETDLGITNMEVGLWYAVGQQMQDISIIVSEEADFEVVNVTGELEAGSEGLLHVIYKNTGEEAVKDATVRISSNDPFSTTDDQSFLGSIAPGETAEAVFKLKVDETAVPKVYAINSEIKYEDTDGHSRISDTIKIQTETLPAGSSGSGMGMYVGILVVLIVLGAVFVGAKKYMGKKEGDN, from the coding sequence ATGAAAACAATTAATGCTAAAAAGATAATTCCGGCATCAATTATTCTAATTATGCTGCTTGCACTTCCTGTGCACGCTGAAATGACAGTAACTAGTATGGAACTTCCTGAATATTTCAACTTTGATGATAACTATTATACAGTTTACGGAGGGCCGGATGTAAGCGCAACACTTGTAGGCGACAATGAATTTTATCGTGGGGATGAGGTAACTCTCAATCTCAACTTGATGAACAAAGGTGTTGTAACTGGTTTTAAATCAGAGGATGAAGCTGATGATTCATCAGACCTTGAGCAGAAAATACAGCAAACAGAAATGGGTTATGAAGCTCAGAGGACAACAGCCATTGGAATCGTTGCTATTCTTGTATCAGAAGACCCAAATATCAGGGTAAAGTCAGGACCACAGGAAGCAGGTACTCTTGCCTCTGGTGAGCAGGTAGAGGATCCGGTCATGTTTAACATCGAAGTATCCAAGAATGCTCCTGCTGGTGAATATCCTCTCAACCTGCAATTATACTATGGATACCAGGAGAATGTCCAGATAGATGGTGACGATGAAACTGACCTCGGTATCACTAACATGGAAGTCGGACTCTGGTATGCTGTTGGCCAACAGATGCAGGACATCTCAATCATTGTGAGTGAAGAGGCTGATTTCGAAGTTGTAAACGTTACCGGTGAACTTGAAGCTGGTTCAGAGGGACTTTTGCATGTTATTTACAAAAATACAGGTGAAGAAGCTGTGAAGGATGCCACGGTCAGAATAAGTTCCAATGATCCATTCAGCACAACAGATGACCAGTCTTTCCTTGGTTCAATCGCACCAGGTGAAACTGCAGAGGCAGTATTCAAACTGAAAGTTGATGAAACAGCAGTACCAAAGGTCTATGCCATCAATAGTGAGATCAAATACGAGGATACTGATGGACACAGCCGGATATCGGACACTATTAAGATACAGACAGAAACTCTTCCTGCCGGTTCTTCTGGCTCAGGTATGGGTATGTACGTTGGAATTTTAGTAGTTCTGATAGTCCTTGGGGCTGTTTTTGTAGGTGCAAAGAAATACATGGGTAAAAAAGAAGGAGATAACTGA